The Litchfieldia alkalitelluris genome has a window encoding:
- a CDS encoding response regulator, protein MKVVLVDDHHVVRKGLRYFLESQKDLEIVAEAENGEEAVKVVEDTKPDVVLMDLIMPKKNGIEATREITTLFPTTKVIILTSFADQEHVIPALQAGASGYQLKDIEPDELAETIRAVHSGESKLHNKVTKYVLTRITAKETEEEKLVKQLTKREKDVLIQISMGKSNKEIASSLVISEKTVKTHVSNILGKLQLADRTQAAIFAMKFGLSS, encoded by the coding sequence ATAAAAGTGGTGTTAGTGGATGATCATCATGTGGTTAGAAAGGGACTACGGTATTTTTTAGAATCACAAAAAGATTTAGAAATTGTCGCAGAGGCTGAAAATGGCGAAGAAGCAGTGAAGGTCGTAGAAGATACAAAACCAGATGTAGTATTAATGGATTTAATTATGCCTAAGAAAAATGGAATTGAGGCGACAAGGGAAATCACCACTCTTTTTCCAACAACTAAAGTGATCATATTAACAAGCTTTGCTGATCAGGAGCATGTGATACCAGCACTACAAGCGGGTGCCAGTGGCTACCAGTTAAAGGATATTGAACCGGATGAATTAGCAGAAACAATTAGGGCTGTTCATAGTGGAGAAAGTAAGCTGCATAATAAGGTGACAAAATACGTTCTAACGAGAATTACTGCAAAGGAAACGGAAGAGGAGAAGCTAGTAAAGCAGTTAACAAAGCGGGAGAAAGACGTCCTGATTCAGATCTCAATGGGGAAAAGCAACAAAGAGATTGCATCAAGCCTTGTGATATCTGAAAAAACGGTTAAAACTCATGTATCGAATATCCTGGGGAAACTACAATTAGCTGATCGAACACAAGCTGCCATTTTTGCAATGAAATTTGGTCTGTCTTCTTAA
- a CDS encoding VOC family protein — MNFHHIGISTASPDETLYFYSTFFGFEEIKRFMFNNELLIFIAHNGFLLEIVHEPSTKTSPTIHIAWEVEDLQGKIIELENKGLLPIEGPYRIGKMLVVFFKGINGEILELVEKT, encoded by the coding sequence ATGAATTTCCATCATATCGGAATATCAACCGCTAGCCCTGATGAAACCTTATACTTTTATAGCACCTTTTTCGGATTCGAAGAGATCAAAAGATTTATGTTTAACAATGAACTCCTGATTTTCATAGCGCACAATGGATTTTTACTCGAAATTGTTCATGAGCCATCAACGAAGACTTCTCCTACAATTCATATTGCTTGGGAGGTAGAGGATCTTCAAGGAAAAATAATAGAGTTGGAAAACAAGGGATTACTTCCTATCGAAGGGCCTTATAGAATCGGAAAGATGTTAGTCGTTTTTTTCAAGGGAATAAATGGGGAAATCTTAGAATTAGTAGAAAAAACCTGA